In Kitasatospora sp. NA04385, a single genomic region encodes these proteins:
- a CDS encoding TIGR01777 family oxidoreductase, with protein sequence MKYVIPGGTGQVGTMLERALRADGHQVVILTRTPTAPHHVAWDGRTLGRWAEQLDGADVVVNLAGRTVSCRYTPENLRQMMDSRVDSARVVGEAIAAAARPPRVWLQMSTATVYAHRYDAPNDEATGVIGGAEPGVPDYWEYSVRIARNWEAAQDEARTPDTRKVALRAAMVFSPDRGGVFDVLSRLVRFGLGGPVAGGRQYVSWIHERDFVRAVRFLVEREELSGPVNLAAPNPLPHRELMRELRRANGVPVGLPATRWMAELGALALRSDTELLLKSRRVVPGRLLDAGFAFDFPQCADAARELVARRRTLHRPGAPAPARAGAA encoded by the coding sequence GTGAAGTACGTGATTCCCGGCGGGACCGGGCAGGTCGGCACGATGCTGGAGCGCGCGCTGCGCGCCGACGGGCACCAGGTGGTGATCCTGACCCGGACACCGACCGCCCCGCACCACGTGGCCTGGGACGGGCGGACCCTCGGCCGCTGGGCCGAGCAGCTGGACGGTGCCGACGTGGTGGTCAACCTGGCCGGGCGGACGGTGAGTTGCCGCTACACGCCGGAGAACCTCCGGCAGATGATGGACTCCCGGGTGGACTCGGCGCGGGTGGTCGGCGAGGCGATCGCCGCCGCCGCGCGCCCGCCCCGGGTCTGGCTGCAGATGAGCACCGCCACGGTGTACGCGCACCGCTACGACGCCCCGAACGACGAGGCGACCGGTGTCATCGGCGGCGCCGAGCCGGGCGTCCCGGACTACTGGGAGTACAGCGTCCGGATCGCCCGGAACTGGGAGGCCGCCCAGGACGAGGCCCGGACGCCGGACACCCGCAAGGTGGCGCTGCGGGCCGCGATGGTGTTCAGCCCGGACCGGGGCGGTGTCTTCGACGTGCTGTCCCGGCTGGTCCGGTTCGGCCTGGGCGGGCCGGTCGCGGGCGGGCGGCAGTACGTCTCCTGGATCCACGAGCGGGACTTCGTCCGGGCGGTGCGCTTCCTGGTCGAGCGGGAGGAGCTGTCCGGCCCGGTCAACCTGGCCGCACCGAACCCGCTCCCGCACCGGGAGTTGATGCGGGAGCTGCGGCGCGCCAACGGCGTGCCGGTCGGCCTGCCCGCCACCCGCTGGATGGCCGAACTCGGAGCCCTCGCGCTCCGGTCGGACACCGAACTGCTGCTGAAGAGCCGCCGGGTGGTCCCCGGCCGGCTGCTGGACGCCGGTTTCGCCTTCGACTTCCCGCAGTGCGCGGACGCCGCGCGCGAACTGGTCGCCCGCCGCCGGACGCTCCACCGCCCGGGGGCGCCCGCCCCGGCCCGGGCCGGCGCCGCCTGA
- a CDS encoding NADPH-dependent F420 reductase: MRIGILGTGNMADALGTHWARAGHRLTVGGRDLARAGRLADRIGHGARPGDLRAAADAEVVLVALPFGVGAEVVGALAEPLAGRTLIDCANPVGPGFRLLTGHGPSAAEQLAAAAPRAHVVKAFNLCHEDVWRMRPPVFDGRPLAVPLCGDDATALARASELVRDTGCTPFPAGGLDRASLLEATAALFIGLWVGDGADAQAIAPPLAYAHGPADKN, translated from the coding sequence ATGAGGATCGGCATTCTGGGCACGGGCAACATGGCGGACGCGCTGGGCACCCACTGGGCCCGGGCCGGGCACCGGCTGACCGTCGGCGGACGCGACCTGGCGAGGGCCGGGCGCCTGGCCGACCGGATCGGGCACGGGGCGCGACCCGGCGACCTGCGGGCGGCGGCGGACGCCGAAGTGGTGCTGGTCGCACTGCCGTTCGGGGTCGGCGCAGAGGTGGTCGGGGCGCTCGCCGAACCGCTCGCGGGGCGGACCCTGATCGACTGCGCCAACCCCGTCGGCCCCGGCTTCCGCCTGCTGACCGGCCACGGCCCGTCCGCCGCCGAACAGTTGGCGGCGGCGGCACCCCGGGCCCACGTGGTCAAGGCGTTCAACCTCTGCCACGAGGACGTCTGGCGGATGCGCCCCCCGGTCTTCGACGGCCGCCCGCTCGCCGTCCCACTGTGCGGCGACGACGCCACCGCACTGGCCCGGGCCTCCGAACTGGTCCGCGACACGGGCTGCACCCCGTTCCCCGCCGGCGGCCTCGACCGGGCCAGCCTGCTGGAGGCCACCGCAGCCCTCTTCATCGGCCTGTGGGTCGGCGACGGCGCCGACGCCCAGGCCATCGCACCCCCGCTCGCGTACGCGCACGGACCGGCCGACAAGAACTGA
- a CDS encoding helix-turn-helix domain-containing protein gives MTADRLLADCRARLAFDLLSNTWNAVLLWALREGPCRPAELRGRIGGISSKVLTETLRRLQYNGLVERHPPRPGSTGVAYELTALGRTLLPAIDAFGAWAFAYGDQVMAAQEAAEAAEAAGEERA, from the coding sequence GTGACCGCCGACCGACTGCTCGCCGACTGCCGCGCCCGCCTCGCCTTCGACCTGCTCTCCAACACCTGGAACGCCGTGCTGCTCTGGGCCCTGCGCGAGGGCCCGTGCCGTCCCGCCGAACTGCGCGGCCGGATCGGCGGGATCAGCTCCAAGGTCCTCACCGAGACGCTGCGCCGCCTGCAGTACAACGGCCTGGTCGAGCGCCACCCGCCGCGCCCCGGGAGCACCGGCGTGGCCTACGAACTCACCGCGCTGGGACGGACCCTGCTGCCCGCCATCGACGCCTTCGGCGCGTGGGCCTTCGCGTACGGTGACCAGGTGATGGCCGCCCAGGAGGCGGCCGAGGCGGCCGAGGCGGCGGGGGAGGAGCGGGCGTGA
- a CDS encoding DUF2316 family protein: MSLNAEERARTAAELRANLELTGVDAERAGAELGFGGGQLAQVLGVAGADPEDVWLLRDHLEDLVRAAGREPVPYTVLTEEARAAAERWFPLRKAPRRA, encoded by the coding sequence GTGTCGTTGAACGCCGAGGAGCGGGCCCGTACCGCCGCCGAGTTGCGGGCCAACCTGGAGCTGACCGGAGTCGATGCGGAGCGAGCCGGGGCGGAACTCGGCTTCGGCGGTGGGCAGTTGGCGCAGGTGCTGGGTGTCGCCGGGGCGGACCCGGAGGACGTGTGGCTGCTGCGTGACCACCTGGAGGACCTGGTGCGCGCGGCGGGCCGTGAACCCGTCCCGTACACCGTGCTCACCGAGGAGGCGCGGGCGGCCGCCGAACGCTGGTTCCCGCTGCGCAAGGCCCCGCGCCGGGCCTGA